AGCGCCGCGGGCAGCAGCACGCCTCCATAGAAGCGTGCCCCGCGGACGCCGTACGTGGAGGACACGCGCAGGAGCAGCGGGTCCACGTTCATCACGCCGTCCTCCACGGCGATGGCGATGGCCAGCACCGAGCCCATCACCACCACGAAGATGATGGACGTCTCGGTGAGGCCGAACCACAGCAGGGCCAGGGGCAGCCAGCAGATGGACGGCAGTGCCTGAAGGCCCACCACCAGCGGCCGCAGTGCCCGCCTCAGGGTGCGCACGCGTCCCAGGAGGATGCCGAGCGGCACGCCGATGAGCACCGAGATGGCGTAGCCCTGCGCGAGCCGGGCCATGGAGCGCGAGATGCCGTCCCACAACCGGCCGTCGAGCGCCATGGCGACGAGGCTCTCAGTGACTGCCCTCGGGCCCGGGAAGAGGTGGTGTGGCCACGGGCCGAACCGGGCCAGCAGTTCCCACACTCCCAGGAGCCCGGCGAAGAACAGCAGCTTCTGGCCCAGGTGCCACGCCTTCACGGCCTTCATCGTGCGTCCCTCGTTCCTTCCGGGCACCCGGCCCGGCCTCGCCCATGGATTCGCTCTCGTGGAGCATCGCGCGGATCTGCCGCGCCATTCCCACCAGCTCCACGTCATCGGGGCCTCGCGGCATGGGCATCCGCACCTCGAGGTCCCTCACGATGCGGCCGGGCCGGGGCGCCATCACCACCACGCGGTTGGCCAGCATCAGCGCCTCGGTGACGTCATGGGTGACGAAGACGATCGTCTTGTGCGTCTCCATCCACACGCGCTGCAGCAGCTCGTGCATGTGCAGGCGCGTCTGCGCGTCCAGCGAGCCGAAGGGCTCGTCCATGAGCAGCACGGGCGAGTCCACCGCCAGCGCGCGGGCGAGCGCGGTGCGCATCTTCATTCCACCCGACAGCTCATGGGGCAGCGAGTTCTCGAAGCCGGAGAGCTGGACGTACTGGATGTAGCGGTTGGCGCGCTCGGCGCGCTCCTTCTTGGAGAGGCCGCGGGCGGCGAGCACGAACTCGATGTTCTGCCGCACGGTGAGCCAGGGGAAGAGGGCCGCCTCCTGGAACATGAGGAGCCGCTCCGGCCCGGGGCCGTTGATGGGCCTGCCGTCGATGCGGACCTGCCCGCCGGTGGGGGCGAGGTGGCCCGCCAGGGCGTAGAGCAGGGTGGACTTGCCGCAGCCGGAGGGCCCCAGGAGACAGACGAACTCACCGGAGCGGATGTTGAGGTTGACGTCCCGGAGCGCCACCACCTTGTTGGCGTAGCGGTGCTCCACGCGCTTGATGGCGATCTTCGCCGAGTGCTCGGTCACGCGGGCGGGGACGAGGGTCTCCCTGACCGTCTCCTTCACTTCCTGCACGCGACGGAAGAGGGCACGCCAGACGCGCGCCAGGCGCCCGGGCCGGGGCCTGGACGATGCGCGCGGAGAGGGGGGCGGGGTGGGCGGGTCGGCGAGGCGCATCACACGGTCGTAATGGAGTTGGCGCAGCTCGCAACTGGAACGGCGCGGGTCATAGATGAGGCAGGAGTCGATGGGGCGCGAGTAGATGTGCAGGGAGATGGCGAAGCCGCTGCGAGCACCCGTGCGCACGGAATGCAGCTCCTCCTCGGGACTGCGGTGGTCCATGGCGCCGGGCAGCAGCGTGCGGCGCGGGCCGATGCGTTCGACGAGCGCGTAGCCGGGCTCCTGGCCGCCAGCCACCAGCCGGTAGTCGGCCACCTCCAGCTCTCCGGCAACGGTCATCAGGAAACACTCCTGGCCGTCATGCCCGTGGATGGGTGCTCGCGCATTGCGGCCCCAACCCAGCACCAGCACCTCGAGGTCTTCATCCCGGTAGACGAGCGTGCGCGTGTACTTCCCGTCGCGCAGCAGGGCGAAGGGTTCGACGGCGCGCCGGTGCAGGCTTCCATCCCGGAGCAGCTGCTCGATGGCCTCGGGGCCACCGCGGCGGGAGGCCTCCCTGAGTCGGAGGATGAACTGTTTCAAGGAGAGGGAACGAGGAGGGACGGATGCGTCTGGCTCGGCTGAGAGAGCAGCGTCCATCGCCTGCAAGCTGGTCGGTGGGCTGCGTTCCATTGTCGCTCTCCTTCCGTCCGTGAAGTGGACCGAGGGACGGGTGAGGCTCGATGAAGGTGGGGATGCCACCCGCAACAGCCAAGGTGCGACAGGCAGCCAGAGGAGGGGCCGTCCCCTACCTGGGGGAGGGGCGATTGCTCGCCCGGCCGCTGAAACCTCTCGCGTGATGGTATCGGGTCAACATCCGCGAGCCCGGGGGTGCTCCCTCTCCCCCTGGGAGAGGGCTGGGGTGAGGGTCTCTCCTTCCTGTGGCAGGACTTCTGGTTGCTGCCGCTGACGCCGGTACAGGTCTCGGTGGCGCCGCACCGCCGACGACAGCAGACGCTTGGCGCTCATGGATACCTTCCTGGGGTGTGTGAATGGACCCATGGGGTCCATGAGTCGACCTGGGTGACTTCCGGCATCCCTTTGGAGGCGGTGGGGAACGCACCGGGTCGAGTGGGTGCCCGAAAAAGTGCGGGGGGGTACGCAACTTCCGCACTGCTCCATGAGAAAATGAACCAACGGTACTTTCTCTGAAAAGCAGGAGCCCCCCATGAGCACCATCGACCGCAACCGCAAGACCCTGCCCCAGGCGACGCAGGGCACGCGCCCGAGCCTCGACAAGACGCAGCAGCCCGTTGGCACGGCGGCCAACACCGTGAAGAACACGGTGGTTCCGAACGCCAAGGTGGCGAAGCAGGGGGCGGATGCCTTCGAGTCCGCTCCGGCGCGCCAGACGGCGAACCTGCTGGGCGGTGGGAGCAAGCCGTCGGACAAGGTGCATGACGGCCAGTTCGTGGGGGCCAACGGGCAGACGTTCCCGCCGGGCACGCCGCTGAGCCAGATTCCGGGCGTCACGCCGCGCAACAACCCCAACCCGTCGAAGAGCATCATCTACGTCAACGGCATCCTGACGCCGAAGGAGTCGCAGTCCAGCGACCTCCAGGCCATCGCCGACAAGGCGAACGCCAAGGCCATCGGCATCCACAACTCCACCGAGGGGGTCATCTCGGACCTGGCCCAGTGCGTGAAGGACAAGCTGGACAAGGGCCGCAACCCGGCGGTGGACACGCTGGCGGACGCCGTCTACTCGGAGCTGAAGGCGGGCCGTGACGTGCACCTGATGGGCTACAGCCAGGGAGGCCTCATCACGGCGCGGGCGCTCTTCGACGTGGAGCGCAGGCTGCGCATCGAAGATGGGTTGTCCAAGGCGGACACGCAGAAGCTGATGAGCAAGCTGAACGTGGAGACGTTCGGGGCGGCCTCGACGAAGTACCCGGACGGGCCCAACTACGTGCACTACGTGAACAACCGGGACGTGGTGCCCACGCTCACGGGCCTGGGCGGCAGCTTCGATCCGGTGGGCTTCCTGAAGGACGCGGGCAAGGGCGCGGTGGTGCACCGCTTCGGCGACGGCGGCCTCAACCTCGCGGCCAACCACAACTTCCAGGGCACGTACATGAAGCACCGGGTACCCTTCGAGGAGGCGCGCGCCGGCCGC
The genomic region above belongs to Archangium lipolyticum and contains:
- a CDS encoding ABC transporter permease; its protein translation is MFFAGLLGVWELLARFGPWPHHLFPGPRAVTESLVAMALDGRLWDGISRSMARLAQGYAISVLIGVPLGILLGRVRTLRRALRPLVVGLQALPSICWLPLALLWFGLTETSIIFVVVMGSVLAIAIAVEDGVMNVDPLLLRVSSTYGVRGARFYGGVLLPAALPGIVTGLKLGWSFAWRALMAGELLYVSGGLGQLLTMGRELMEIPQVMAVMVCIILVGTLIDRVLFQSVETRVRRRWGLAAS
- a CDS encoding ATP-binding cassette domain-containing protein, producing MKQFILRLREASRRGGPEAIEQLLRDGSLHRRAVEPFALLRDGKYTRTLVYRDEDLEVLVLGWGRNARAPIHGHDGQECFLMTVAGELEVADYRLVAGGQEPGYALVERIGPRRTLLPGAMDHRSPEEELHSVRTGARSGFAISLHIYSRPIDSCLIYDPRRSSCELRQLHYDRVMRLADPPTPPPSPRASSRPRPGRLARVWRALFRRVQEVKETVRETLVPARVTEHSAKIAIKRVEHRYANKVVALRDVNLNIRSGEFVCLLGPSGCGKSTLLYALAGHLAPTGGQVRIDGRPINGPGPERLLMFQEAALFPWLTVRQNIEFVLAARGLSKKERAERANRYIQYVQLSGFENSLPHELSGGMKMRTALARALAVDSPVLLMDEPFGSLDAQTRLHMHELLQRVWMETHKTIVFVTHDVTEALMLANRVVVMAPRPGRIVRDLEVRMPMPRGPDDVELVGMARQIRAMLHESESMGEAGPGARKERGTHDEGREGVAPGPEAAVLRRAPGSVGTAGPVRPVATPPLPGPEGSH